GGCGCAGCCATGTGGCACGCAGCGGCAGGACGATCCGCACCGTCTCGCCCAGCGTCACGTCCTCGCCCATGTCCTCGTATTCGCCCATCACGTCGGCCACCAGCGCCGAAAGCTCGGTCACTTCGAGCGGATCGGACGGACGGCCCACGCGGGCAAGCGAGAGAATATCGTCGAGCGAGCGGTTGATGTCCTCGATCGTGGCAGCCATGCGTGCGCGCTCGGCATCGTCCTCGACCGCCTCGATCCGCACGCGCAGCGCGGCCAGCGGGGTCTTGAGATCGTGGCCGATGGCACCAAGCATCACGTTCTTCTCGTCGAGCAGGCCCACGATGCGTGCTTCCATCGCGTTGTGCGCCACGATCAGGCGGCGGATGTCGTCGGGGCCTTCGGGTTCGAGCTGGCCTTCGGCGCTGCGTTCGCGGGCGAATTCCTCGACCCGGCCCGTCAGCGCGCGCAAGGGCCGCGCGATCCGCCGCAGGATCAGCGCCACCGCGCCCACCAGCACGAAATAGAGCAGGATCGTCTGCATCAGCAACGAAAGGAGCAGCGGCCCTTCCTTGCCGGGGGTAAGGATGCGCGCGGTCAGCCAGGTGCCGTCGGGGCGCTGGATCGAGGCGATGATCAGGCGCCCCTCGGGCGGATGGTCGCCATAGCTTTCGAGCCGCGCCCGCACATGCAAAAGCCAGGGCCAGACCACCGGATCGGCGCGCGGGATACGCTCGACCACCAGCACCGCGCGATGGGGGACGCCTTGTGCGTCGAGCACTTCCTCGAGCGCCCCGGTCTCTGCACTGCGGCGGCGGTCGCCCGGCTGTTCGGGCGAGCGGCTGTCGACCTGCACGCGCAGCCCGCGCGGCAGGCGCCAGGCGTCATCGGGCGGCGGGCGGCGCTGACGGTTGCGCCCATCGCCCCGGCCATCGGTGCCGTGCTGCTCGATCAGGCGGAAGGCCGCCTCGTTGACGGTCAGTTGCACGCGGCGGGCGTTCTGCTCGCGCCAGATCAGCGCCGCCGAAAGCCCCTGCGCGACCAGCAGCGCGAGCGCGATGGCCAGCAGCATCTGCCCCTGAAGGCTGCGCGGCCCGCCCGAAAGCACACGGGCGCACCATGCCGGACACCAGGAAGGGCACCACCAGCGGGCCCGCACGCGGCCATCGGGCGCAAGTGTCCCGCCCATCACGCCGGGCCGAGCGTCTTGCGCACTTCGGCGGCGAGCATGTAGCCCCCGCCCCAGACGGTCTGGATCAGTTGCGGGTTGCGGCTGTCGGCCTCGATCTTGCGGCGCAGGCGGCTGATCTGGTTGTCGACCGCGCGGTCGAACAGGTGCGCCTCGCGGCCCTGCACCATGTCGAGCAGGCGGTCGCGGTCGAGCACCTGCCGCGGATGGTCGAGGAAGGCCATCAGCAGGCGGAATTCCGCCGAGGAAATCGCCACGACCGCGCCTTCGCGGTCGGTCAGGCGGCGTTTGAGCGGATCGAGCGTCCAGCCTTCGAACTGGTAGACCTGCGCCTCGGCCACCTCGACCGGCTGGCGCACGCTGCGCCGCAGAACCGAGCGAATGCGCGCGACCAGTTCGCGCGGGTCGAACGGCTTGACCACGTAATCGTCGCCGCCGATCTCAAGGCCGACGATGCGGTCGGTCGCCTCGCCGCGCGCGGTGATGAAGATCACCGGCAGCGCGCGTGTCTCGGCCATGTGGCGGCACAGCGAAAGGCCATCCTCGCCGGGCATCATGATGTCGAGCAGGACGAGATCGAAGCTGCCCTGCCCGAGCAGCGCACGGGCCTCGATGGCATTGCCCGCCTGCATGACGGCGAAGCCCTGGCGGACGAGATAGTCCGCCAGGGCTTCGCGCAGGGCCGCTTCATCGTCCACCAGAAGGATACGGGTTCCTGCCGGTTCACTCATGCTGCCAATCCCCGTCAATCGACGTTCCTCAGTTTCCGTCATCATCGGCAGGCGGCATGTCGGCCACCGGGCCATCCATCTTGCCGGCGCCGCCATGGCCGCCCCAGCCGCCGGGACCACGGCCCCCCTGACCCCAGCCACCGGGGCCCTTCCCGCCAAACGGCGGACGGGGCATGGCCGCGCGCATCTCGTCGCGGGTGAGCGTGCCGTCGTGGTTGGTGTCGGCCTTGTCGAAGCGGGCCTTGACCGCCGCATCATAGGCCGCGCGGGTGATCACGCCATCCTTGTCAGGCTTCAGGCCCAGCATGTGGAGGGCCGCCATGCCGCCCATGCCATGATGGCCCATCATGCCGCGCGGGCGGGCGCCGCCAGCATCATCCTTCATGCCGTCCTTCATGCCGCCCATGGGGGGCATGTCGGCCATGTGCTTTTTCATCGCGTCATGGCGGGCCTGGGCATGGGCCAGAAATTCGGCGCGGCTGATCATGCCATCATGGTTGGCGTCCATGGCATCGAAGCGCTTGAGTTCTGCCGCCTCGCGGTCGGCCTGGTCGAGCTTGCCGTCCTTGTTGACATCGAGCTTGGCCCAGATCGCATCGGCATGGGCCTGGGCCTGCGCCCAGGTCAACGTGCCATCCCACTTGGGGTGCGCGCCTTCGGACGGCGCGGGCGCGGCGGCATAGAGCGCACCGGCACTGCCCAGCGCCAGACCGGCAACAGCAAGGCCCAAAGCGAACTTCTTCATCGCAACAGACTCCCAACAGAAGGCCGCGCCGGACCAGTGAGGCCCAGGCAGGACGGCCTGCGACACGGTGATCGAAAAAGGTTGGAAACTGCGAGCCCGCCTGCCGGAAGGGTTTTGTGGGGGACAAGGTGGGGCCCCTTCCGGCACAAGGACTTGCGTGGCGAACACCGCAGCTTCCATGTCTTTCCATATGGGGGCGGGATGTCGCGGGAGTATGCCTGAATTACGAATTTTTTGTCGTCAATTGTCGCGTTGGCGCACACGCCTTGCACAGCGATGGCCAACCCTCGCCTGTCATCCCGCCGCGCGATCAGCCCATCACAAAAGCATTCAGCTTGTTGCCATCGGGATCACGGAAATAGGCGGCATAGAAGCCGTCGTCCCCGCGCGGACCGGGCGCGCCCTCGCAGGTGCCGCCATGGGCCAGCGCGATGGCATGAAGCCGGTCGACTTGCGCGGCGTCCTTTGCCTCGAGCGCAACCATGACCCCGTTGCCCACCGTGGCGGGCTGGCCATCGAACGGCAGGGTCAGACCGATGCCCGCGCCGCCACCCGGCGTGCCCCATGCGATGGCCTTGGGCCATTCCATCATGCGTCCCGTGCCCATTTCGGCGGCGAGCGCATCATAGAATGCCGCGCCGCGCGCCAGATCGTTGGTTCCCAGGGTTACATAGCCGATCATAATGCCTCTCCTGACCGGCGAATCGCCAGTCAGAAGGAACATAACACGAACGAAATCCCCGGCAAGCCCAAAGCCCCGATACCATCAGAGCGGCGCGCAGGCGGCCTCCAGCCAGGCCAGATCGGCGCCTTCGAGTTGCGGGGCCAGCAGGGCCAGCGTGCGCGCATGATAAGCGTTCCACCATGCCCGTTCAGCCGGGGTCAGCAGGTCCAGATCGACCAGCGCGCGGTCGATGGGGACGAAGGTGAGCGTCTCGAAGCCGCAGAACGGGCCTTCGGCCCCGGCAATCGCGCGCTCTTCCACCAGCACGAGGTTCTCGATGCGGATGCCGTATGCGCCGGCCTTGTAGTAGCCCGGCTCGTTCGACAGGATCATGCCGGGCAGCAGGCCTTGCGTGGTGCCCGCCTGTCCGCCCGCCGCCTTGGCGATGCGCTGGGGGCCTTCGTGGACGGCCAGAAAGCTGCCGACGCCGTGCCCGGTGCCATGGGCATAGTCGAGGCCCGCCGCCCACAGGAACTGGCGCGCGAAGCTGTCGAGCTGGCTGCCCGCCGTGCCGACCGGGAAGACCGCCTGATCGAGCGCGATATGGCCCTTGAGCACGCGGGTGAAGCGGTCCTTCACTTCGGCCGGGGCGGCATCGGGGCCGACCCAGACGGTGCGGGTGATGTCGGTTGTCCCGTCGAGGTACTGGCCGCCCGAATCGACCAGATAGACGCTGTTGGGCTCGATCGCGCGGTTCGACTGTTCATCGACGTGGTAGTGCGGGATCGCCGCGTTGGGCCCCGCGCCCGAGATCGTGTCGAACGACAGATCCTTGAGCAGGCCGGTCTTTTCCCGCTCGGCCAGAAGGCGGGCCGCAGCCGAAAGTTCGGTCTCGCCGCCCTTGGGCGCGGCGACCGAGAGCCAGTGGAGGAAGCGCGAAACCGCCGCGCCATCACGGCTCTGCGCGGCGCGGTGGCCAGCCTGTTCGACCGGGTTCTTGCAGGCCTTGGGCAGGACGGTGGGATCGGTCAGCGCCAGAACGCGCGCGCCGCCTTCCTCCAGCGCGTGGAACACGGCAGCCACCGCGCGTTCGGGATCGACCGCCACGGTCTTGCCGCCAAAGGCCTTGAGCGCGGGCACGAAAGCCGCGCGATCATGGATGCGCACCGCATTGCCCAGATGGGCGACGAGCGCCGGGTTCACCTTTTCGGGCGCGATGAACAAGTCTGCCGTGCCATCGGCATGGGCGATCACGAACGAGAGCGCGACCGGCGTGCGCGACACGTCGGCCCCGCGCATGTTGAGCAGCCAGGCCACGCCGTCGAGCGCGGTGACCACCGCCGCATCCGCGCCGCGCGCTTCCAGCCATTGTGCGACTTGCGCGCGCTTTTCAGCCACGCTTTGCCCGGCATACTGGTCCGCATGGGGAACGGCGGGCGCGGGCGAAGGGGCAGGCTGGTCTTCCCACACGGCGTCGAGCGGGTTGCTGTCCACCGCCTTGAGGCTGGCCCCGCGCGCCTTGAGCGCGGCAGCCGCGCCGTCGGCCCAGGGCTTGGCATGAAGCCATGCGTCATAGCCGATCACCATGCCGGGGCGCACATGGGCCGCCAGCCACGCGCCGGGGCTGGTCTGGGGCACCGACTGGTATTCATAGAGCCGCCCGTCGACCTGCTCGCGCACCTGGATCGTGTAGCGCCCGTCGACGAAGATCGCCGCCTTGTCGGCAAGGACGACCGCCGTGCCCGCCGAACCGCCAAAGCCGGTCAGCCAGCCCAGACGCTGGGCATAGGCGCCGACATATTCGCTCATGTGCTCGTCGGAGATGGGAATGACGAAACCGTCGAGCCCCCGGCGCGCCAGTTCGGCGCGCAGCGCCTCAAGACGGGCTTCGTGGGTGAGCATGAGCATGGGAGGCATTCCTCGATCTGGGTAGGCGGGATTGGCCGGGTAGGCGGGATTGGTTCGCGTTGTAACCACCTGCGCGCGCAGATGCCAGTGCATGCGTCAACAGCGGGCGTCTTGCGGGGCGGGCAGCGGCACCATAGATGGCAATGATGACCACTGCCGCCAAGAGCCAGCCAGCCCATCCCCCCCTCGCCGTCAAGAAGCCCCACAGCTTCACCGTGCACGGCACCACGATTCACGACGACTATGCCTGGCTGCGCGACCCCGGCTATCCCGAGGTCAAGGACGCGGAAATCCTCGCCCATCTCGAAGCCGAAAATGCCTGGTTCGAGGCCGCGATGGCCCCCCGCAAACCGCTGATCGACACGCTGTTTGCCGAAATGCGCGGGCGCATCAAGGAAGCCGATACCTCGGTCCCGCAAAAGGACGGCGCGTTCGTCTACTGGATCGAATACGAGGAAGGCGCCGAGTACAAGAAGTGGTGGCGCCGCCCGGTCGATGCGCCCGCCGATGGCAGCGCCGACGAACTGATCCTCGACGAA
The genomic region above belongs to Novosphingobium sp. IK01 and contains:
- a CDS encoding ATP-binding protein, which gives rise to MGGTLAPDGRVRARWWCPSWCPAWCARVLSGGPRSLQGQMLLAIALALLVAQGLSAALIWREQNARRVQLTVNEAAFRLIEQHGTDGRGDGRNRQRRPPPDDAWRLPRGLRVQVDSRSPEQPGDRRRSAETGALEEVLDAQGVPHRAVLVVERIPRADPVVWPWLLHVRARLESYGDHPPEGRLIIASIQRPDGTWLTARILTPGKEGPLLLSLLMQTILLYFVLVGAVALILRRIARPLRALTGRVEEFARERSAEGQLEPEGPDDIRRLIVAHNAMEARIVGLLDEKNVMLGAIGHDLKTPLAALRVRIEAVEDDAERARMAATIEDINRSLDDILSLARVGRPSDPLEVTELSALVADVMGEYEDMGEDVTLGETVRIVLPLRATWLRRAMRNLVSNALRYGRRARVSLAREEDGEGGACAVLRIEDDGPGIPEDEIVRMMEPFIRLEASRNSATGGTGLGLTLARAIADQHGGSLDLANRRENGRIAGLVATLRLPIHPAV
- a CDS encoding response regulator: MSEPAGTRILLVDDEAALREALADYLVRQGFAVMQAGNAIEARALLGQGSFDLVLLDIMMPGEDGLSLCRHMAETRALPVIFITARGEATDRIVGLEIGGDDYVVKPFDPRELVARIRSVLRRSVRQPVEVAEAQVYQFEGWTLDPLKRRLTDREGAVVAISSAEFRLLMAFLDHPRQVLDRDRLLDMVQGREAHLFDRAVDNQISRLRRKIEADSRNPQLIQTVWGGGYMLAAEVRKTLGPA
- a CDS encoding EF-hand domain-containing protein; this translates as MKKFALGLAVAGLALGSAGALYAAAPAPSEGAHPKWDGTLTWAQAQAHADAIWAKLDVNKDGKLDQADREAAELKRFDAMDANHDGMISRAEFLAHAQARHDAMKKHMADMPPMGGMKDGMKDDAGGARPRGMMGHHGMGGMAALHMLGLKPDKDGVITRAAYDAAVKARFDKADTNHDGTLTRDEMRAAMPRPPFGGKGPGGWGQGGRGPGGWGGHGGAGKMDGPVADMPPADDDGN
- a CDS encoding VOC family protein, encoding MIGYVTLGTNDLARGAAFYDALAAEMGTGRMMEWPKAIAWGTPGGGAGIGLTLPFDGQPATVGNGVMVALEAKDAAQVDRLHAIALAHGGTCEGAPGPRGDDGFYAAYFRDPDGNKLNAFVMG
- a CDS encoding aminopeptidase P family protein, with the protein product MLTHEARLEALRAELARRGLDGFVIPISDEHMSEYVGAYAQRLGWLTGFGGSAGTAVVLADKAAIFVDGRYTIQVREQVDGRLYEYQSVPQTSPGAWLAAHVRPGMVIGYDAWLHAKPWADGAAAALKARGASLKAVDSNPLDAVWEDQPAPSPAPAVPHADQYAGQSVAEKRAQVAQWLEARGADAAVVTALDGVAWLLNMRGADVSRTPVALSFVIAHADGTADLFIAPEKVNPALVAHLGNAVRIHDRAAFVPALKAFGGKTVAVDPERAVAAVFHALEEGGARVLALTDPTVLPKACKNPVEQAGHRAAQSRDGAAVSRFLHWLSVAAPKGGETELSAAARLLAEREKTGLLKDLSFDTISGAGPNAAIPHYHVDEQSNRAIEPNSVYLVDSGGQYLDGTTDITRTVWVGPDAAPAEVKDRFTRVLKGHIALDQAVFPVGTAGSQLDSFARQFLWAAGLDYAHGTGHGVGSFLAVHEGPQRIAKAAGGQAGTTQGLLPGMILSNEPGYYKAGAYGIRIENLVLVEERAIAGAEGPFCGFETLTFVPIDRALVDLDLLTPAERAWWNAYHARTLALLAPQLEGADLAWLEAACAPL